One Alphaproteobacteria bacterium DNA window includes the following coding sequences:
- a CDS encoding IS1595 family transposase yields MRKSRISWSKQLRLMEHFVAGTTARCAS; encoded by the coding sequence ATGAGAAAGAGTCGAATAAGTTGGTCTAAGCAATTACGGTTAATGGAGCATTTTGTTGCAGGAACAACTGCCCGGTGTGCATCT